One window of the Pan troglodytes isolate AG18354 chromosome 12, NHGRI_mPanTro3-v2.0_pri, whole genome shotgun sequence genome contains the following:
- the ROCK2 gene encoding rho-associated protein kinase 2 isoform X8 — protein MKAEDYDVVKVIGRGAFGEVQLVRHKASQKVYAMKLLSKFEMIKRSDSAFFWEERDIMAFANSPWVVQLFYAFQDDRYLYMVMEYMPGGDLVNLMSNYDVPEKWAKFYTAEVVLALDAIHSMGLIHRDVKPDNMLLDKHGHLKLADFGTCMKMDETGMVHCDTAVGTPDYISPEVLKSQGGDGYYGRECDWWSVGVFLYEMLVGDTPFYADSLVGTYSKIMDHKNSLCFPEDAEISKHAKNLICAFLTDREVRLGRNGVEEIRQHPFFKNDQWHWDNIRETAAPVVPELSSDIDSSNFDDIEDDKGDVETFPIPKAFVGNQLPFIGFTYYRENLLLSDSPSCRENDSIQSRKNEESQEIQKKLYTLEEHLSNEMQAKEELEQKCKSVNTRLEKTAKELEEEITLRKSVESALRQLEREKALLQHKNAEYQRKADHEADKKRNLENDVNSLKDQLEDLKKRNQNSQISTEKVNQLQRQLDETNALLRTESDTAARLRKTQAESSKQIQQLESNNRDLQDKNCLLETAKLKLEKEFINLQSALESERRDRTHGSEIINDLQGRICGLEEDLKNGKILLAKVELEKRQLQERFTDLEKEKSNMEIDMTYQLKVIQQSLEQEEAEHKATKARLADKNKIYESIEEAKSEAMKEMEKKLLEERTLKQKVENLLLEAEKRCSLLDCDLKQSQQKINELLKQKDVLNEDVRNLTLKIEQETQKRCLTQNDLKMQTQQVNTLKMSEKQLKQENNHLTEMKMNLEKQNAELRKERQDADGQMKELQDQLEAEQYFSTLYKTQVRELKEECEEKTKLGKELQQKKQELQDERDSLAAQLEITLTKADSEQLARSIAEEQYSDLEKEKIMKELEIKEMMARHKQELTEKDATIASLEETNRTLTSDVANLANEKEELNNKLKDVQEQLSRLKDEEISAAAIKAQFEKQLLTERTLKTQAVNKLAEIMNRKEPVKRGNDTDVRRKEKENRKLHMELKSEREKLTQQMIKYQKELNEMQAQIAEESQIRIELQMTLDSKDSDIEQLRSQLQALHIGLDSSSIGSGPGDAEADDGFPESRLEGWLSLPVRNNTKKFGWVKKYVIVSSKKILFYDSEQDKEQSNPYMVLDIDKLFHVRPVTQTDVYRADAKEIPRIFQILYANEGESKKEQEFPVEPVGEKSNYICHKGHEFIPTLYHFPTNCEACMKPLWHMFKPPPALECRRCHIKCHKDHMDKKEEIIAPCKVYYDISTAKNLLLLANSTEEQQKWVSRLVKKIPKKPPAPDPFARSSPRTSMKIQQNQSIRRPSRQLAPNKPS, from the exons CTTTTTTATGCCTTTCAAGATGATAGGTATCTGTACATGGTAATGGAGTACATGCCTGGTGGAGACCTTGTAAACCTTATGAGTAATTACGATGTGCCTGAAAAATGGGCCAAATTTTACACTGCTGAAGTTGTTCTTGCTCTGGATGCAATACACTCCATGGGTTTAATACACAGAGATGTGAAGCCTGACAACATGCTCTTGGATAAACATGGACATCTAAAATTAGCAGATTTTGGCACGTGTATGAAGATGGATGAA ACAGGCATGGTACATTGTGATACAGCAGTTGGAACACCGGATTATATATCACCTGAGGTTCTGAAATCACAAGGGGGTGATGGTTACTATGGGCGAGAATGTGATTGGTGGTCTGTAGGTGTTTTCCTTTATGAGATGCTAGTGg GGGATACTCCATTTTATGCGGATTCACTTGTAGGAACATATAGCAAAATTATGGATCATAAGAATTCACTGTGTTTCCCTGAAGATGCAGAAATTTCCAAACATGCAAAGAATCTCATCTGTGCTTTCTTAACAGATAG GGAGGTACGACTTGGGAGAAATGGGGTGGAAGAAATCAGACAGcatcctttctttaagaatgatcAGTGGCATTGGGATAACATAAGAGAAA cGGCAGCTCCTGTAGTACCTGAACTCAGCAGTGACATAGACAGCAGCAATTTCGATGACATTGAAGATGACAAAGGAGATGTAGAAACCTTCCCAATTCCTAAAGCTTTTGTTGGAAATCAGCTGCCTTTCATCGGATTTACCTACTATAGAGAAAATTT ATTATTAAGTGACTCTCCATCTTGTAGAGAAAATGATTCAATACAATCAAGGAAAAATGAA gaaAGTCAAGAG ATTCAGAAAAAACTGTATACATTAGAAGAACATCTTAGCAATGAGATGCAAGCCAAAGAGGAACTGGAACAGAAGTGCAA ATCTGTTAATACTCGCCTAGAAAAGACAGCAAAGGAGCTAGAAGAGGAG ATTACCTTACGGAAAAGTGTGGAATCAGCATTAAGACAGTTAGAAAGAGAAAAGGCGCTTCTTCAGCACAAAAATGCAGAATATCAGAGGAAAGCTGATCATGAAGCAGACAAAAAACGAAATTTGGAAAATGATG TTAACAGCTTAAAAGATCAACTTGaagatttgaaaaaaagaaatcaaaactctCAAATATCCACTGAGAAAGTGAATCAACTCCAGAGACAA CTGGATGAAACCAATGCTTTACTGCGAACAGAGTCTGATACTGCAGCCCGGTTAAGGAAAACCCAGGCAGAAAGTTCAAAACAGATTCAGCAGCTGGAATCTAACAATAGAGATCTACAAGATAAAAACTGCCTGCTGGAGACTGCCAAGTTAAAACTTGAAAAGGAATTTATCAATCTTCAGTCAGCTCTAGAATCTGAAAGGAGGGATCGAACCCATGGATCAGAGATAATTAATGATTTACAAG GTAGAATATGTGGCCTAGAAGAAGATTTAAAGAACGGCAAAATCTTATTAGCGAAAGTAGAACTGGAGAAGAGACAACTTCAGGAGAGATTTACTGATTTGGAAAAG gaaaaaagcaacatggaaatagataTGACATACCAACTAAAAGTTATACAGCAGAGCCTAGAACAAGAAGAAGCTGAACATAAGGCCACAAAGGCACGACTAGCAGATAAAAATAAGATCTATGAGTCCATCGAAGAAGCCAAATCAGAAGCCATGAAAg AAATGGAGAAGAAGCTCTTGGAGGAAAGAACTTTAAAACAGAAAGTGGAGAACCTATTGCTAGAAGCTGAGAAAAGATGTTCTCTATTAGACTGTGACCTCAAACAGTCACAGCAGAAAATAAATGAGCTCCTTAAACAGAAAGATGTGCTAAATGAGGAT GTTAGAAACCTGACATTAAAAATAGAGCAAGAAACTCAGAAGCGCTGCCTTACACAAAATGACCTGAAGATGCAAACACAACAGGTTAACACACTAAAAATGTCAGAAAAGCAGTTAAAGCAAGAAAATAACCATCTCACGGAAATGAAAATGaacttggaaaaacaaaatgctgAACTTCGAAA AGAACGTCAGGATGCAGATGGGCAAATGAAAGAGCTCCAGGATCAGCTCGAAGCAGAACAGTATTTCTCA ACCCTTTATAAAACACAAGTTAGGGAGCTTAaagaagaatgtgaagaaaagacCAAACTTGGTAAAGAATTGCAGCAGAAGAAACAGGAATTACAGGATGAACG GGACTCTTTGGCTGCCCAACTGGAGATCACCTTGACCAAAGCAGATTCTGAGCAACTGGCTCGTTCAATTGCTGAAGAACAATATTCTGATTTGGAAAAAGAGAAGATCATGAAAGAGCTGGAGATCAAAGAGATGATGGCTAGACACAAACAGGAACTTACCGAAAAAGATGCTACAATTGCTTCT cTTGAGGAAACTAATAGGACACTAACTAGTGATGTTGCCAATCTTGCAAATGAGAAAGAAGAATTAAATAACAAATTGAAAGATGTTCAAGAGC AACTGTCAAGATTGAAAGATGAAGAAATAAGCGCAGCAGCTATTAAAGCACAGTTTGAGAAGCAGCTATTAACAGAAAGAACACTCAAAACTCAA gctGTGAATAAGTTGGCTGAGATCATGAATCGAAAAGAACCTGTCAAGCGTGGTAATGACACAGATGTGCggagaaaagagaaggagaataGAAAGCTACATATGGAGCTTAAATCTGAACGTGAGAAATTGACCCAGCAGATGATCAAGTATCAGAAAGAACTGAATGAAATGCAGGCA CAAATAGCTGAAGAGAGCCAGATTCGAATTGAACTGCAGATGACATTGGACAGTAAAGACAGTGACATTGAGCAGCTGCGGTCACAACTCCAAGCCTTGCATATTGGTCTGGATAGTTCCAGTATAGGCAGTGGACcaggggatgctgaggcagatgATGGGTTTCCAG AATCAAGATTAGAAGGATGGCTTTCATTGCCTGTACGAAACAACACTAAGAAATTTGGATGGGTTAAAAAG TATGTGATTGTAAGCAGTAAGAAGATTCTTTTCTATGACAGTGAACAAGATAAAGAACAATCCAATCCTTACATGGTTTTAGATATAGA CAAGTTATTTCATGTCCGACCAGTTACACAGACAGATGTGTATAGAGCAGATGCTAAAGAAATTCCAAGGATATTCCAG ATTCTGTATGCCAATGAAGGAGAAAGTAAGAAGGAACAAGAATTTCCAGTGGAGCCAGTTGGAGAAAAATCTAATTATATTTGCCACAAGGGACATGAGTTTATTCCTACTCTTTATCATTTCCCAACCAACTGTGAGGCTTGTATGAAGCCCCTGTGGCACATGTTTAAGCCTCCTCCTGCTTTGGAGTGCCGCCGTTGCCATATTAAGTGTCATAAAGATCATATGGACAAAAAGGAGGAGATTATAGCACCTTGCAAAG tatATTATGATATTTCAACGGCAAAGAATCTGTTATTACTAGCAAATTCTACAGAAGAGCAGCAGAAGTGGGTTAGTCGGTTGGTGAAAAAGATACCTAAAAAGCCCCCAGCTCCAGACCCTTTTGCCCGATCATCTCCTAGAACTTCAATGAAGATACAGCAAAACCAGTCTATTAGACGGCCAAGTCGACAGCTTGCCCCAAACAAACCTAG
- the ROCK2 gene encoding rho-associated protein kinase 2 isoform X6: protein MKAEDYDVVKVIGRGAFGEVQLVRHKASQKVYAMKLLSKFEMIKRSDSAFFWEERDIMAFANSPWVVQLFYAFQDDRYLYMVMEYMPGGDLVNLMSNYDVPEKWAKFYTAEVVLALDAIHSMGLIHRDVKPDNMLLDKHGHLKLADFGTCMKMDETGMVHCDTAVGTPDYISPEVLKSQGGDGYYGRECDWWSVGVFLYEMLVGDTPFYADSLVGTYSKIMDHKNSLCFPEDAEISKHAKNLICAFLTDREVRLGRNGVEEIRQHPFFKNDQWHWDNIRETAAPVVPELSSDIDSSNFDDIEDDKGDVETFPIPKAFVGNQLPFIGFTYYRENLLLSDSPSCRENDSIQSRKNEIQKKLYTLEEHLSNEMQAKEELEQKCKSVNTRLEKTAKELEEEITLRKSVESALRQLEREKALLQHKNAEYQRKADHEADKKRNLENDVNSLKDQLEDLKKRNQNSQISTEKVNQLQRQLDETNALLRTESDTAARLRKTQAESSKQIQQLESNNRDLQDKNCLLETAKLKLEKEFINLQSALESERRDRTHGSEIINDLQGRICGLEEDLKNGKILLAKVELEKRQLQERFTDLEKEKSNMEIDMTYQLKVIQQSLEQEEAEHKATKARLADKNKIYESIEEAKSEAMKEMEKKLLEERTLKQKVENLLLEAEKRCSLLDCDLKQSQQKINELLKQKDVLNEDVRNLTLKIEQETQKRCLTQNDLKMQTQQVNTLKMSEKQLKQENNHLTEMKMNLEKQNAELRKERQDADGQMKELQDQLEAEQYFSTLYKTQVRELKEECEEKTKLGKELQQKKQELQDERDSLAAQLEITLTKADSEQLARSIAEEQYSDLEKEKIMKELEIKEMMARHKQELTEKDATIASLEETNRTLTSDVANLANEKEELNNKLKDVQEQLSRLKDEEISAAAIKAQFEKQLLTERTLKTQAVNKLAEIMNRKEPVKRGNDTDVRRKEKENRKLHMELKSEREKLTQQMIKYQKELNEMQAQIAEESQIRIELQMTLDSKDSDIEQLRSQLQALHIGLDSSSIGSGPGDAEADDGFPVHITQSHTMESMSFTYQRSSTSLNIATKPSSSHTLLDSDSDSEEESLPYLPISSEPNGTESRLEGWLSLPVRNNTKKFGWVKKYVIVSSKKILFYDSEQDKEQSNPYMVLDIDKLFHVRPVTQTDVYRADAKEIPRIFQILYANEGESKKEQEFPVEPVGEKSNYICHKGHEFIPTLYHFPTNCEACMKPLWHMFKPPPALECRRCHIKCHKDHMDKKEEIIAPCKVYYDISTAKNLLLLANSTEEQQKWVSRLVKKIPKKPPAPDPFARSSPRTSMKIQQNQSIRRPSRQLAPNKPRLLDLAFKDWDWSFDDVDGGGDDDDDVFDF, encoded by the exons CTTTTTTATGCCTTTCAAGATGATAGGTATCTGTACATGGTAATGGAGTACATGCCTGGTGGAGACCTTGTAAACCTTATGAGTAATTACGATGTGCCTGAAAAATGGGCCAAATTTTACACTGCTGAAGTTGTTCTTGCTCTGGATGCAATACACTCCATGGGTTTAATACACAGAGATGTGAAGCCTGACAACATGCTCTTGGATAAACATGGACATCTAAAATTAGCAGATTTTGGCACGTGTATGAAGATGGATGAA ACAGGCATGGTACATTGTGATACAGCAGTTGGAACACCGGATTATATATCACCTGAGGTTCTGAAATCACAAGGGGGTGATGGTTACTATGGGCGAGAATGTGATTGGTGGTCTGTAGGTGTTTTCCTTTATGAGATGCTAGTGg GGGATACTCCATTTTATGCGGATTCACTTGTAGGAACATATAGCAAAATTATGGATCATAAGAATTCACTGTGTTTCCCTGAAGATGCAGAAATTTCCAAACATGCAAAGAATCTCATCTGTGCTTTCTTAACAGATAG GGAGGTACGACTTGGGAGAAATGGGGTGGAAGAAATCAGACAGcatcctttctttaagaatgatcAGTGGCATTGGGATAACATAAGAGAAA cGGCAGCTCCTGTAGTACCTGAACTCAGCAGTGACATAGACAGCAGCAATTTCGATGACATTGAAGATGACAAAGGAGATGTAGAAACCTTCCCAATTCCTAAAGCTTTTGTTGGAAATCAGCTGCCTTTCATCGGATTTACCTACTATAGAGAAAATTT ATTATTAAGTGACTCTCCATCTTGTAGAGAAAATGATTCAATACAATCAAGGAAAAATGAA ATTCAGAAAAAACTGTATACATTAGAAGAACATCTTAGCAATGAGATGCAAGCCAAAGAGGAACTGGAACAGAAGTGCAA ATCTGTTAATACTCGCCTAGAAAAGACAGCAAAGGAGCTAGAAGAGGAG ATTACCTTACGGAAAAGTGTGGAATCAGCATTAAGACAGTTAGAAAGAGAAAAGGCGCTTCTTCAGCACAAAAATGCAGAATATCAGAGGAAAGCTGATCATGAAGCAGACAAAAAACGAAATTTGGAAAATGATG TTAACAGCTTAAAAGATCAACTTGaagatttgaaaaaaagaaatcaaaactctCAAATATCCACTGAGAAAGTGAATCAACTCCAGAGACAA CTGGATGAAACCAATGCTTTACTGCGAACAGAGTCTGATACTGCAGCCCGGTTAAGGAAAACCCAGGCAGAAAGTTCAAAACAGATTCAGCAGCTGGAATCTAACAATAGAGATCTACAAGATAAAAACTGCCTGCTGGAGACTGCCAAGTTAAAACTTGAAAAGGAATTTATCAATCTTCAGTCAGCTCTAGAATCTGAAAGGAGGGATCGAACCCATGGATCAGAGATAATTAATGATTTACAAG GTAGAATATGTGGCCTAGAAGAAGATTTAAAGAACGGCAAAATCTTATTAGCGAAAGTAGAACTGGAGAAGAGACAACTTCAGGAGAGATTTACTGATTTGGAAAAG gaaaaaagcaacatggaaatagataTGACATACCAACTAAAAGTTATACAGCAGAGCCTAGAACAAGAAGAAGCTGAACATAAGGCCACAAAGGCACGACTAGCAGATAAAAATAAGATCTATGAGTCCATCGAAGAAGCCAAATCAGAAGCCATGAAAg AAATGGAGAAGAAGCTCTTGGAGGAAAGAACTTTAAAACAGAAAGTGGAGAACCTATTGCTAGAAGCTGAGAAAAGATGTTCTCTATTAGACTGTGACCTCAAACAGTCACAGCAGAAAATAAATGAGCTCCTTAAACAGAAAGATGTGCTAAATGAGGAT GTTAGAAACCTGACATTAAAAATAGAGCAAGAAACTCAGAAGCGCTGCCTTACACAAAATGACCTGAAGATGCAAACACAACAGGTTAACACACTAAAAATGTCAGAAAAGCAGTTAAAGCAAGAAAATAACCATCTCACGGAAATGAAAATGaacttggaaaaacaaaatgctgAACTTCGAAA AGAACGTCAGGATGCAGATGGGCAAATGAAAGAGCTCCAGGATCAGCTCGAAGCAGAACAGTATTTCTCA ACCCTTTATAAAACACAAGTTAGGGAGCTTAaagaagaatgtgaagaaaagacCAAACTTGGTAAAGAATTGCAGCAGAAGAAACAGGAATTACAGGATGAACG GGACTCTTTGGCTGCCCAACTGGAGATCACCTTGACCAAAGCAGATTCTGAGCAACTGGCTCGTTCAATTGCTGAAGAACAATATTCTGATTTGGAAAAAGAGAAGATCATGAAAGAGCTGGAGATCAAAGAGATGATGGCTAGACACAAACAGGAACTTACCGAAAAAGATGCTACAATTGCTTCT cTTGAGGAAACTAATAGGACACTAACTAGTGATGTTGCCAATCTTGCAAATGAGAAAGAAGAATTAAATAACAAATTGAAAGATGTTCAAGAGC AACTGTCAAGATTGAAAGATGAAGAAATAAGCGCAGCAGCTATTAAAGCACAGTTTGAGAAGCAGCTATTAACAGAAAGAACACTCAAAACTCAA gctGTGAATAAGTTGGCTGAGATCATGAATCGAAAAGAACCTGTCAAGCGTGGTAATGACACAGATGTGCggagaaaagagaaggagaataGAAAGCTACATATGGAGCTTAAATCTGAACGTGAGAAATTGACCCAGCAGATGATCAAGTATCAGAAAGAACTGAATGAAATGCAGGCA CAAATAGCTGAAGAGAGCCAGATTCGAATTGAACTGCAGATGACATTGGACAGTAAAGACAGTGACATTGAGCAGCTGCGGTCACAACTCCAAGCCTTGCATATTGGTCTGGATAGTTCCAGTATAGGCAGTGGACcaggggatgctgaggcagatgATGGGTTTCCAG TTCATATCACTCAGTCACACACTATGGAATCCATGTCATTCACCTACCAGCGTTCCTCTACTTCTCTCAATATTGCCACTAAGCCTTCCAGTTCTCACACGCTCCTTGACTCTGATTCTGACTCAGAAGAAGAATCTTTGCCTTACTTACCCATTTCATCGGAACCTAATGGTACAG AATCAAGATTAGAAGGATGGCTTTCATTGCCTGTACGAAACAACACTAAGAAATTTGGATGGGTTAAAAAG TATGTGATTGTAAGCAGTAAGAAGATTCTTTTCTATGACAGTGAACAAGATAAAGAACAATCCAATCCTTACATGGTTTTAGATATAGA CAAGTTATTTCATGTCCGACCAGTTACACAGACAGATGTGTATAGAGCAGATGCTAAAGAAATTCCAAGGATATTCCAG ATTCTGTATGCCAATGAAGGAGAAAGTAAGAAGGAACAAGAATTTCCAGTGGAGCCAGTTGGAGAAAAATCTAATTATATTTGCCACAAGGGACATGAGTTTATTCCTACTCTTTATCATTTCCCAACCAACTGTGAGGCTTGTATGAAGCCCCTGTGGCACATGTTTAAGCCTCCTCCTGCTTTGGAGTGCCGCCGTTGCCATATTAAGTGTCATAAAGATCATATGGACAAAAAGGAGGAGATTATAGCACCTTGCAAAG tatATTATGATATTTCAACGGCAAAGAATCTGTTATTACTAGCAAATTCTACAGAAGAGCAGCAGAAGTGGGTTAGTCGGTTGGTGAAAAAGATACCTAAAAAGCCCCCAGCTCCAGACCCTTTTGCCCGATCATCTCCTAGAACTTCAATGAAGATACAGCAAAACCAGTCTATTAGACGGCCAAGTCGACAGCTTGCCCCAAACAAACCTAG